A section of the Triticum dicoccoides isolate Atlit2015 ecotype Zavitan chromosome 7A, WEW_v2.0, whole genome shotgun sequence genome encodes:
- the LOC119334072 gene encoding protein FREE1-like, with product WSDDGAYAYRGGDAPEPYGARGTAPRQGSGNAALFDDYGRSIGPGKDRGGGGGGGAASAKVVRAVPKAETSEDVRGGVQKFRVKLLPEGAGSPMDVLCQVGLDGIRMLDPNTSRTLRIYPLETVTRWDVLDSSVFAFWSKSSVDLEARRIRLKSSSYTTNTILDTVTAASVQFKEMASSVSRSKAAVDPASPSEQQNEKRRNFLDWRNLVKPVTEEKDHWVPDEAVNKCTACAGDFSAFNRRHHCRNCGDIFCDKCTQGRTPLTSDADSQPVRVCDRCMAEVSQRLSSAKEAANRPVVHSHEDLAKKLQEAMDINKKSSSGSRSSEGSSGKRMREVACPICTVHLQVQVPASGSETIECGVCQHPFLVSSR from the exons TGGTCCGACGACGGCGCGTACGCGTACCGCGGCGGCGATGCGCCGGAGCCCTACGGCGCCAGGGGCACCGCGCCGAGGCAGGGCTCCGGGAACGCGGCGCTGTTCGACGATTACGGGAGGTCGATTGGTCCCGGGAAGGACAGGGGTggtgggggtgggggcggcgcGGCGAGCGCCAAGGTGGTGAGGGCCGTGCCGAAGGCGGAGACGTCGGAGGACGTGAGGGGCGGGGTGCAGAAGTTCCGGGTCAAGCTGCTGCCCGAGGGCGCCGGTAGCCCCATGGATGTGCTGTGCCAG GTTGGTTTGGATGGGATTCGGATGCTTGATCCCAACACTAGTAGGACACTGAGGATATATCCCCTTGAAACTGTTACGAGATGGGAT GTATTGGATTCTTCTGTATTTGCCTTTTGGTCCAAGAGTTCGGTTGATCTTGAAGCAAGAAGAATACGGCTGAAGTCAAGCAGCTATACAACCAACACCATTCTGGACACTGTGACAGCTGCCTCTGTTCAG TTCAAGGAGATGGCAAGCAGCGTTTCGAGAAGTAAAGCAGCTGTTGATCCTGCGAGCCCTTCTGAACAGCAAaatgagaagaggaggaatttccttGATTGGAGGAACTTGGTGAAGCCTGTGACTGAGGAGAAAGACCACTGG GTCCCAGATGAAGCGGTCAATAAATGCACAGCCTGTGCGGGAGATTTCAGTGCCTTCAACCGCAGG CATCACTGCCGGAACTGTGGTGATATTTTCTGTGATAAGTGCACCCAAGGAAGGACTCCTCTAACTTCGGATGCTGATTCTCAACCAGTCCGAGTTTGCGACAGATGCATG GCTGAAGTTTCTCAAAGACTGAGCAGTGCAAAGGAAGCGGCAAATCGACCTGTTGTTCACAGCCATGAGGATCTTGCCAAAAAACTTCAG GAAGCAATGGATATAAATAAGAAATCATCTTCAG GCTCAAGATCTTCAGAGGGGTCTTCTGGCAAGCGAATGCGAGAGGTCGCATGCCCCATCTGCACAGTGCACCTCCAG GTACAAGTCCCAGCATCTGGCTCTGAGACGATAGAATGCGGTGTGTGCCAGCACCCTTTCCTCGTCAGCTCTCGTTGA
- the LOC119328938 gene encoding uncharacterized protein LOC119328938 has product MDAAWACAVDRAAGVADSTRRFFLSFRRPPPPQPGPNPIDILKRLQRQAFYDIMQLRDRQEKVEKVLTLFKSHKIGPFAEESTRVKGLVNFAGALALNSKEGTELDSSEANSGISSQFAFRTSVRKKDSLLAELATDSRYFYQENDLMGSPLVLSKVMYLANVGDDISVAAVPVGARCDDFSTDPSIQEGQWVPNFHSSLRPPLLLKRHRRAAGLILKSQNFAASLAELISTAAKSNGEASSVFTGFGQISCKMCDDIKLTMSAAWHGPSAIPRKSKPTAGGCVDLELKFDEDSRVGAWVEVKRSNPRQLKWAVTLSDTPENDLGWGVSLRRGSEGVPERIQLEGFLNIHLGQNATLQPGVMFNLDGRRCAPAVVFRSSWFL; this is encoded by the exons ATGGACGCGGCGTGGGCGTGCGCGGTGGACCGTGCCGCCGGCGTGGCCGACTCCACCAGgcgcttcttcctctccttccgccGCCCTCCCCCTCCGCAGCCCGGCCCCAACCCG ATAGACATCTTGAAGCGTCTGCAGCGACAAGCGTTCTATGACATAATGCAGCTGAGGGATAGACAAGAGAAGGTCGAGAAGGTGCTCACGCTGTTCAAATCTCACAAAATCGGTCCGTTTGCGGAAGAGAGCACCCGGGTCAAGGGCCTCGTCAATTTCGCCGGAGCCCTAGCACTAAACAGCAAAGAAGGCACGGAACTAGACAGCTCAGAAGCAAATTCTGGCATCAGTTCACAGTTTGCGTTCCGGACCAGTGTCCGGAAGAAGGATTCTCTCCTGGCAGAGCTTGCCACTGATTCCAGATACTTCTATCAGGAAAATGATCTCATGGGGAGCCCTCTTGTGCTGTCGAAGGTGATGTACCTGGCAAATGTCGGCGACGACATTTCTGTTGCTGCGGTGCCGGTAGGAGCAAGGTGTGATGATttttcaaccgatccaagcatccAAGAG GGGCAATGGGTTCCCAACTTCCATTCCTCGCTGAGGCCACCTCTGCTGCTTAAGCGTCACAGGCGCGCTGCTGGCTTGATACTGAAATCGCAGAACTTTGCAGCATCTCTCGCGGAGTTGATCTCAACAGCTGCGAAAAGCAATGGTGAAGCCAGCAGTGTCTTCACAGGGTTCGGGCAGATTTCATGCAAGATGTGTGACGATATAAAGCTGACCATGTCCGCGGCCTGGCATGGACCGTCTGCGATTCCTCGGAAGAGCAAACCGACCGCTGGAGGGTGCGTCGATCTTGAACTGAAATTTGACGAGGACTCAAGGGTCGGGGCCTGGGTCGAGGTGAAGAGGTCGAACCCGAGGCAGCTGAAATGGGCCGTCACGCTGTCGGATACGCCGGAGAACGACCTAGGCTGGGGAGTGAGCCTGCGGAGAGGCTCCGAGGGGGTGCCAGAGCGGATTCAGCTAGAAGGGTTTCTGAACATACATCTAGGCCAGAATGCCACCCTGCAGCCTGGTGTCATGTTCAACCTGGATGGGAGGCGATGCGCCCCAGCGGTCGTGTTCCGGTCAAGTTGGTTCTTGTGA
- the LOC119328937 gene encoding uncharacterized protein LOC119328937, with product MARRGKGGGGGAGVGDAAWRRGAARPRLLVVSAVAWALLLLAFHLWSCASPAAYSLSAFCRKDSRVVHALDPMGTPSKPLHRCSIPVADDPDAVVIPKRTPNAIVKKLSYLTVDKRDKDSPPLFGGRQTWKQREESFKLNATMKVHCGFMKNSGADMDAVDFEYIQKCKFVVASGIFDGYDVPHQPSNISFRSQKLFCFLMVVDEVSFDFIEQNVTVKVDSAGGKWVGIWRLVTLHRPPFDEPRRNGKVPKILTHRLFPQAWYSIWIDGKMELMVDPLLILERYLWRGKYTFAVAVHKHHRSIYEEGDAIKRRKRYARPLVDLQMKIYYHEGMEPWDEKKRMPSDIPEGAVLIREHTTITDLFSCLWFNEVNLFTPRDQLSFGYVAHRLGDALKFFMFPNCEYNSLFILHRHTREHSSKVEWAKTIDEILKKGLKESRGGLGLWTPYPADLSSVELPAVKRTSQAS from the exons aTGGCGAGGCGAggcaaagggggcggcggcggggctggcgtaGGGGACGCGGCGTGGCGGAGGGGGGCGGCGCGGCCGCGGCTCCTGGTCGTCTCCGCCGTGGCCTGGGCGCTGCTCCTCCTCGCCTTCCACCTCTGGTCCTGCGCCTCCCCCGCCGCCTACTCCCTCTCAG CGTTCTGTAGAAAAGACAGTAGAGTTGTCCACGCGTTGGACCCGATGGGAACCCCGTCCAAACCCCTCCATC GCTGCTCGATACCTGTGGCAGATGACCCAGACGCTGTCGTCATTCCAAAGCGAACTCCCAATGCGATCGTAAAGAAGCTGTCATATTTAACAGTTGACAAACGGGACAAAGATTCTCCGCCGCTGTTCGGAGGACGTCAAACCTGGAAGCAGAGGGAGGAAAGCTTTAAACTGAATGCTACCATGAAG GTGCACTGTGGATTTATGAAAAACAGTGGTGCAGATATGGATGCTGTTGATTTCGAGTACATACAGAAATGCAAATTCGTGGTTGCCTCGGGTATTTTTGATGGTTATGACGTTCCTCATCAGCCATCAAATATTAGCTTTCGCTCTCAAAAGTTGTTCTGCTTCTTGATGGTGGTCGATGAGGTATCCTTTGACTTCATTGAACAGAATGTCACTGTCAAAGTTGACAGTGCAGGAGGGAAATGGGTTGGTATATGGCGACTTGTAACATTGCACCGCCCTCCATTTGATGAACCTAGAAGGAATGGAAAAGTACCAAAGATATTGACGCATAGACTATTTCCTCAAGCCTGGTATAGCATTTGGATTGATGGGAAAATGGAGCTTATGGTTGATCCGCTGCTTATTCTTGAAAG ATATCTCTGGCGGGGAAAATACACATTTGCAGTAGCTGTCCATAAGCATCATAGAAGCATATATGAAGAGGGTGATGCAATCAAACGGAGGAAGCGATATGCTCGGCCTTTGGTTGATCTTCAGATGAAGATATACTACCACGAGGGGATGGAGCCTTGGGACGAAAAGAAAAGGATGCCTAGTG ACATACCAGAAGGAGCAGTGCTGATCAGGGAGCACACGACGATAACGGATCTGTTCAGCTGCCTCTGGTTCAACGAAGTCAACCTCTTCACTCCTCGTGACCAGCTCAGCTTCGGCTACGTGGCCCATCGGCTCGGAGACGCTCTCAAGTTCTTCATGTTCCCCAACTGCGAGTACAATTCCCTGTTCATCCTGCACAGACACACGAGGGAGCACTCATCGAAGGTGGAGTGGGCCAAGACGATCGACGAGATTTTGAAGAAGGGACTGAAGGAGAGCAGGGGAGGGTTAGGGCTGTGGACTCCGTACCCCGCAGACCTCAGCTCCGTGGAGCTCCCTGCTGTAAAAAGAACTTCGCAGGCAAGCTAG
- the LOC119334073 gene encoding uncharacterized protein LOC119334073, translating into PGARALILTPNALRRICLSLLSHQLPPGRRGGKKGICSPPPSPMESVAIATTSRALPPPFPSAAPRRRRRAASFVPVAAASKRRDGGEGEDAGAHKPSRRPSSGAEPTGLAPYGLSFSPFSKDAAMRLVMSAATGSGWTTGSGMEGPPMAGGAANRPEVSTLPWSLFTKSPRRRMRVAFTCNVCGQRTTRAINPHAYTDGTVFVQCCGCNIFHKLVDNLNLFHEMKCYVGPDFRYEGDAPFNYLEGGDDGGGNIFPLL; encoded by the exons cccggcgcgcgcgcgctgaTCCTCACCCCAAACGCATTGAGACGCATTTGTCTTTCGCTTCTCTCTCACCAGTTGCCACCGGGCCGGAGAGGGGGAAAAAAGGGAAtctgctcgccgccgccgtcgccgatggAGTCCGTCGCGATCGCCACCACCTCCCGCGCCCTGCCGCCGCCCTTCCCCTCCGCGGCTCCCCGGCGCCGGCGCCGCGCCGCCTCCTTCGTCCCGGTCGCAGCCGCCTCCAAGC GGAGAGACGGCGGCGAGGGGGAGGATGCCGGAGCCCACAAGCCGTCCAGGCGGCCGTCTTCGGGGGCCGAGCCCACAGGCCTCGCGCCGTACGGCCTCTCCTTCTCGCCCTTCTCCAAG GACGCTGCCATGAGGCTGGTGATGAGCGCCGCGACGGGGAGCGGCTGGACGACAGGGTCGGGGATGGAGGGCCCACCGATGGCCGGCGGCGCCGCGAACCGGCCGGAGGTGTCGACGCTGCCGTGGTCGCTCTTCACAAAGTCCCCGCGGCGGCGGATGCGGGTGGCCTTCACCTGCAATGTCTGCGGGCAGCGCACCACGCGCGCCATCAACCCGCACGCCTACACCGACGGCACCGTGTTCGTTCAG TGCTGCGGCTGCAACATCTTCCACAAGCTGGTGGACAACCTGAACCTGTTCCACGAGATGAAGTGCTACGTCGGGCCCGACTTCCGCTACGAGGGGGACGCTCCGTTCAACTACCTTGAGGGtggggacgacggcggcggcaacaTCTTCCCACTTCTCTAG
- the LOC119328939 gene encoding uncharacterized protein LOC119328939 gives MTHLHLNVLSTLSRLLQRRPRQARRRSRPSADASPAFSSNTAVSTPITATSPCSSSSPPLLPISFVPSHHKYAAGAISATTPLLPPPFIDPAAVLPTPTTSTSSSSSPPTLTSAAISEFQGCGSKGEVHDSDTKMGEHGECRNVQGVVPQLLLQG, from the exons ATGACGCACCTCCACCTCAACGTCCTCTCTACCCTTTCCCGTCTCCTCCAACGCCGACCTCGGCAAGCACGCCGTCGAAGTCGTCCATCTGCGGACGCCTCTCCTGCGTTCTCCTCTAACACCGCAGTTAGCACTCCCATCACCGCCACCTCCCCGTGCTCCTCGTCATCCCCTCCACTCCTCCCCATCTCCTTTGTTCCCAGCCACCACAAGTACGCCGCCGGCGCCATCAGTGCCACAACGCCTCTCCTACCTCCACCCTTTATTGATCCAGCAGCCGTACTTCCCACTCCCACCACCTCCACTTCCTCATCGTCGTCTCCTCCGACACTGACCTCCGCAG CTATTTCTGAATTTCAGGGTTGTGGCAGCAAGGGCGAGGTGCATGATAGTGACACAAAGATGGGCGAGCACGGGGAATGTAGGAACGTGCAAGGTGTTGTGCCGCAGTTACTGCTGCAAGGATGA
- the LOC119330415 gene encoding DDB1- and CUL4-associated factor 8-like isoform X1, translated as MPAEGTRMAGLWEREVGRLRPKRFADSVRASEDFVNSLGIQKRLQEHRGCVNTISFNSTGSLLLSGSDDRTVVLWDWERAKPALQIHTGHENNVLHAQFMPLSDDRSIVTCGADGEVRYVQIEEGGRAVVDQVVETEYAVHRLAVEPGSPHTFYSAGQDGSVWRFDLRGKQSKELFKVGVIYDDGVNDALDLYAVAVDPRNPYRVAVSGSDEFVRLYDTRKYLHGDFGCPIEYFCPPGLITKNEDGITGLAFSQTGEILASYSCDNIYLFEREHGLHFNDFKVGVLPLFGDGVGAALPLYKDKLPEPQSFVGHHNKQTVKGVNFLGPNCDYVASGSDCGHVFIWRKKDGELMRAMKGDKRIVNCVEQHPSEIVVASSGIATDVKIWAPGDCDPSMIDFDEDDADTFMFSSMSDDDSDISDLMDDFIFAPPGSGSGSSDGDDDVEDTDDDDDDDDEEGDEEEDEEGVTSDGDSGDEDDEGGGGAEDMNDDD; from the exons atgCCGGCGGAGGGGACCCGGATGGCCGGGCTGTGGGAGCGGGAGGTCGGCCGCCTCCGGCCCAAGCGCTTCGCCGACTCCGTCAGGGCCTCCGAg GACTTTGTGAATTCCCTCGGCATACAGAAGCGGCTGCAGGAGCACCGGGGCTGCGTCAACACCATAAGCTTCAACAGCACGGGGAGCCTGCTGCTGTCCGGGTCGGACGACCGCACCGTCGTGCTGTGGGACTGGGAGCGAGCCAAGCCGGCCCTGCAGATCCACACCGGCCACGAGAACAACGTGCTCCACGCGCAGTTCATGCCCCTCTCGGACGACCGGAGCATCGTCACCTGCGGCGCCGACGGGGAG GTGCGGTACGTGCAGATAGAGGAAGGGGGCCGTGCGGTCGTGGATCAGGTCGTCGAGACGGAGTATGCGGTGCACAGGTTGGCCGTCGAGCCAGGGAGCCCCCACACCTTCTATAGCGCCGGGCAAGATGGATCCGTGTGGCGC TTTGACCTAAGGGGGAAACAGTCCAAGGAGCTCTTTAAAGTTGGGGTGATTTACGATGATGGTGTGAATGATGCCCTTGACCTCTACGCCGTGGCTGTAGACCCAAGAAATCCATATCGTGTGGCAGTCTCTGGATCCGATGAGTTTGTGAGGTTATATGACACCCGTAAGTATCTGCACGGGGATTTCGGTTGCCCAATTGAGTACTTCTGCCCTCCGGGTTTGATTACTAAAAACGAAGATGGAATAACCGGTCTGGCATTCTCGCAGACCGGCGAGATATTAGCGTCATATAGTTGTGACAATATCTACCTTTTTGAGAGAGAGCATGGGTTGCACTTCAACGATTTTAAGGTTGGCGTATTGCCCCTGTTTGGTGATGGTGTGGGTGCCGCCTTACCTCTTTATAAAGACAAGCTGCCTGAACCTCAGTCTTTCGTGGGACACCATAACAAGCAAACCGTTAAGGGTGTCAACTTCCTTGGTCCCAATTGTGACTATGTTGCCTCTGGATCAGACTGTGGCCATGTATTTATTTGGAGAAAGAAGGATGGGGAGCTCATGCGAGCGATGAAAGGAGATAAACGGATCGTCAACTGTGTTGAACAGCATCCTTCTGAGATTGTTGTTGCAAGCAGCGGCATTGCTACAGACGTCAAGATTTGGGCACCTGGTGATTGTGACCCCTccatgattgactttgatgag GACGACGCAGACACGTTCATGTTCAGCAGCATGAGCGACGATGACTCGGACATCTCAGACTTGATGGACGATTTTATCTTTGCGCCCccgggctccggctccggctcctccGATggggatgatgatgttgaggacacggacgacgacgacgacgatgatgatgaggaaggcgatgaagaggaggatgaggagggcGTGACATCAGACGGAGATTCGGGCGACGAAGACGACGAGGGGGGTGGCGGCGCCGAAGACATGAACGATGACGATTGA
- the LOC119330415 gene encoding DDB1- and CUL4-associated factor 8-like isoform X2 yields MPAEGTRMAGLWEREVGRLRPKRFADSVRASEDFVNSLGIQKRLQEHRGCVNTISFNSTGSLLLSGSDDRTVVLWDWERAKPALQIHTGHENNVLHAQFMPLSDDRSIVTCGADGEVRYVQIEEGGRAVVDQVVETEYAVHRLAVEPGSPHTFYSAGQDGSVWRFDLRGKQSKELFKVGVIYDDGVNDALDLYAVAVDPRNPYRVAVSGSDEFVRLYDTRKYLHGDFGCPIEYFCPPGLITKNEDGITGLAFSQTGEILASYSCDNIYLFEREHGLHFNDFKVGVLPLFGDGVGAALPLYKDKLPEPQSFVGHHNKQTVKGVNFLGPNCDYVASGSDCGHVFIWRKKDGELMRAMKGDKRIVNCVEQHPSEIVVASSGIATDVKIWAPGDCDPSMIDFDEAAFHLVQCLPLCVLPYFYQRFVVTGLEKHPQVLSCIFF; encoded by the exons atgCCGGCGGAGGGGACCCGGATGGCCGGGCTGTGGGAGCGGGAGGTCGGCCGCCTCCGGCCCAAGCGCTTCGCCGACTCCGTCAGGGCCTCCGAg GACTTTGTGAATTCCCTCGGCATACAGAAGCGGCTGCAGGAGCACCGGGGCTGCGTCAACACCATAAGCTTCAACAGCACGGGGAGCCTGCTGCTGTCCGGGTCGGACGACCGCACCGTCGTGCTGTGGGACTGGGAGCGAGCCAAGCCGGCCCTGCAGATCCACACCGGCCACGAGAACAACGTGCTCCACGCGCAGTTCATGCCCCTCTCGGACGACCGGAGCATCGTCACCTGCGGCGCCGACGGGGAG GTGCGGTACGTGCAGATAGAGGAAGGGGGCCGTGCGGTCGTGGATCAGGTCGTCGAGACGGAGTATGCGGTGCACAGGTTGGCCGTCGAGCCAGGGAGCCCCCACACCTTCTATAGCGCCGGGCAAGATGGATCCGTGTGGCGC TTTGACCTAAGGGGGAAACAGTCCAAGGAGCTCTTTAAAGTTGGGGTGATTTACGATGATGGTGTGAATGATGCCCTTGACCTCTACGCCGTGGCTGTAGACCCAAGAAATCCATATCGTGTGGCAGTCTCTGGATCCGATGAGTTTGTGAGGTTATATGACACCCGTAAGTATCTGCACGGGGATTTCGGTTGCCCAATTGAGTACTTCTGCCCTCCGGGTTTGATTACTAAAAACGAAGATGGAATAACCGGTCTGGCATTCTCGCAGACCGGCGAGATATTAGCGTCATATAGTTGTGACAATATCTACCTTTTTGAGAGAGAGCATGGGTTGCACTTCAACGATTTTAAGGTTGGCGTATTGCCCCTGTTTGGTGATGGTGTGGGTGCCGCCTTACCTCTTTATAAAGACAAGCTGCCTGAACCTCAGTCTTTCGTGGGACACCATAACAAGCAAACCGTTAAGGGTGTCAACTTCCTTGGTCCCAATTGTGACTATGTTGCCTCTGGATCAGACTGTGGCCATGTATTTATTTGGAGAAAGAAGGATGGGGAGCTCATGCGAGCGATGAAAGGAGATAAACGGATCGTCAACTGTGTTGAACAGCATCCTTCTGAGATTGTTGTTGCAAGCAGCGGCATTGCTACAGACGTCAAGATTTGGGCACCTGGTGATTGTGACCCCTccatgattgactttgatgag GCGGCGTTCCATCTGGTCCAGTGTCTACCGCTTTGTGTTCTGCCTTACTTTTACCAGAGGTTTGTTGTGACAGGGCTGGAAAAACATCCACAAGTCCTATCTTGCATTTTTTTTTGA
- the LOC119334363 gene encoding DDB1- and CUL4-associated factor 8-like: MASEDFVHSLGIQRRLRKHKRTVHTISFNSSGSLLLSASNDETAVLWSTEEAAPALMFHTGHGSDVLHAQFMPLSHDRSIVTCGADAEVRHSHVQQGGSVLTDKLANLGCMVHQLAVEPGSPHKFFSCVVDGSVWHFDLREKHPRKLFSCGAVRRFDYLSGDTMYLCAIAVDPRNHSCFAVAGGDEYVRLYDARKIEMERSKFGLPVEQFCPQHLVSEKGDVITGLAYSQTGELLASYRNDSIYLFEREHGLYFNDFDEFHSEKLPVPRSFKGHLNMQVLRGVSFLGPNCEYVASGSDCGHVFIWRKKDGELIRMLKGDTRSVNCVEQHPHEIVIASCGTNTDIKIWAPGDSENPSTAPLDEDFVDEGDYMLSARYDSSSSDEDEDEDEDEDEDDDEEDDDYGDDDEDEDDGEIWTDIEMQMGRNLLKPIADI; encoded by the exons ATGGCCTCCGAG GATTTTGTGCATTCGCTGGGCATCCAGAGGAGGCTGCGGAAGCACAAGCGTACCGTCCACACCATAAGCTTCAACAGCAGCGGGAGCTTGCTCCTGTCTGCTTCAAACGACGAGACCGCCGTGCTGTGGAGCACGGAAGAGGCGGCGCCGGCACTAATGTTCCACACCGGCCACGGTAGTGATGTGCTGCACGCGCAGTTCATGCCCTTATCGCACGACCGGAGCATCGTCACCTGCGGCGCTGATGCGGAG GTAAGGCATTCGCACGTGCAACAAGGGGGGTCGGTGTTGACGGATAAGCTTGCGAACCTGGGGTGCATGGTGCACCAGCTTGCTGTTGAACCTGGCAGTCCTCACAAGTTCTTTAGCTGCGTGGTTGATGGCTCCGTTTGGCAT TTTGACCTCAGGGAGAAACATCCCAGGAAGCTCTTTAGTTGTGGTGCGGTTAGAAGGTTTGATTACTTATCAGGTGATACCATGTACCTCTGTGCCATTGCCGTAGACCCAAGAAACCACTCTTGTTTTGCAGTTGCCGGAGGTGATGAGTACGTACGGTTGTATGATGCCCGTAAGATTGAAATGGAAAGGTCTAAATTTGGCCTCCCGGTTGAGCAATTCTGCCCTCAACATTTGGTTTCCGAGAAGGGAGATGTGATCACTGGTTTGGCTTACTCACAGACCGGCGAGCTTTTAGCATCCTATCGTAACGACAGCATCTACCTTTTCGAGAGAGAACATGGGTTGTACTTCAACGATTTTGACGAATTTCACAGTGAGAAGTTACCTGTACCTCGGAGCTTCAAGGGACACCTGAACATGCAAGTTCTTAGAGGTGTTAGCTTCCTTGGTCCCAACTGTGAGTATGTTGCCTCTGGATCAGACTGTGGCCATGTATTTATTTGGAGAAAGAAGGATGGGGAGCTTATCCGAATGTTGAAAGGAGATACACGGAGTGTGAACTGCGTTGAACAACACCCTCATGAGATTGTTATTGCAAGTTGTGGCACCAATACAGACATCAAGATTTGGGCACCTGGTGATAGTGAGAACCCCTCCACTGCTCCCCTTGATGAG GACTTTGTTGACGAAGGTGACTATATGTTATCCGCGCGTTATGATTCATCGTCGtctgatgaggatgaggatgaggatgaggatgaggatgaggatgatgatgaagaggatgacgactatggcgatgatgatgaagatgaggatgatggcgAAATTTGGACAGATATAGAGATGCAGATGGGGAGAAACTTACTGAAGCCGATAGCGGATATATGA